ATCTATTGTCTGGATGTTGACCATATTGAGCTGGTGCTTAATTCAATAAAGCAGTCATGGATATTAGAAAATAATGTGTCGCTGTATTTTGTTCATGCActttacactgaaaacaaggCAGACTTGAGTCCTGATTGACAGTAACTCCGAATCAAGTTAAATCTGAAAGCAAgctctgaaaacatctgttaaTTAAGACGATGATTTGTGTAGTGGAGGGGTACAAAGTTCACTAATCAGTCATCAGTCCTTTCTAAATGAGAAATTGCCATTATCGTTGTTTAACTGATAGCAACGATGGCTGCATTATTTTCAAGTACTCCAGTGagctgtgacagtgagccaggaACTGCAAAACGGAATTCATCCGTCATCAATTTTATCAtatacacctgtgcttttcatacTGTGGCTtgtgtgaaaaaggcctatttAATGTGCTACTGTACAGTCTCGACACAGCCCCTCTCTCACAGGCAAGATGAATGGTTTTTCTCTATACAGATGCATTGTTCAAAAAGGTTTGAGTTTTCCAAGCAAGGACAAGTAGTTCATGTTTACAGAGGTATAAAATGCAGCATGtacataaaaatatttgtatCGGTGTACTGTCTTTGGTTTGTGCACAATAGTTTTTCTGGACTCAAAACAGGCCTTCAGATGCAGTCCTGACTGGAGATAGGTTTCCTTCGCTGGCAGTCAAAGTTAAGGCAGTGTTAGGTGTTAAGTTTCCCCctcagggagaggaggagcactTTCTCTGCAGAACACAGTGTGTCCAGGGAAAGGAAAGCTAGTGTCTGCGTTTCCATCTATTTCATGACTGCCAATACCCCTAAATTGCATACTTGATGAAAAAACTGTAGAACAGCTGGCTCAGTGTGGcaggctgaaaataaaaataaaaacctccaTAACAGACAATATGCATCGCAAAATAATCTCACTCAAAATAAATACGTAGATATAAAGTAAACTAACTTTAGAAAACAGGGCATTTATCAGAGGGGATGGTTTCTCCTAAAATCTGATGAGTATGTACATAACAGAATAAGCATTAGTCTGTAATACAATAAGTAATAGTCTGCCCATAGTCCATCAGTTGCAAATCTTATGTAACTGATGGTGCAAAATTGGAAAGTAAAATGGAACTGAACTTTTGACAGCAAGAATGCCACTGCCATTCAGCAATATTCAGAAATATCAACAATTCTCAAACTGCACAACACAAATTAGTAGAGAATAAAGGTTTATACATTTGCTTTCTCTTTGGGTGGCTAATTGATGTTGCTGAAGTTGTGCCCCGTGGTCATCTAGCCCACTTAAGCCCACCTGTGCAGTTCCAAcctgaaacaaaatgaacatttcagttTGGGTATTACCATTAGTCAATGTTGTGTAAACCTACAGCATGATACTTACATAGTTTTACAAAAAGAGACATCACCTAAATGAGCAGCAACAGTAACTCCAAACACCCAAAATACAGCTTACTGTGTGCGACTACAGCATGATGAACCCTGACAGGTGGTTTCACTTACTGTGTTGATGACTGGGGTGTGACCTTAGTCGAAAGCCATCTCTTGACTCTTCCGCACACAGCGTGCCACTTTTTTCTTAAAAACTCCTGTAGGATCCTCCCGCCACTCTTTCTGCAGGATGGGATAAATGCAAGAACCCTTGACCACACATTTTGCACAGAAGTTACCAGCACAGCTGACTGATAGATGTTTACTTTACTTCAAACTTAAGTTTCAACTactgcctctttctgtttcaAGGCAGCACCTCTCAGCCTTGACAGGCTGTGATTTGCACATCGCAGGTATCCACGTTACTCAGCCCCCTTGTTTGGATTTCCATTGGAACAGCAAGACTAAACTGCACTGACTAGACATTGTAGGTTTTTTGCACCCTTGTCCACATGTATACATACAACTTAGACACAGATTCTGAATAAAATGTTCCCAACTGTTTCTTATTGTCTTGCAAATGTGAGACAGTAGGCACTTACAGCTGCATCCACATTGGCAGGAGAGTCTCCATTGGGGTCTGCTAACATAGAGATAACACTGATCATGATGGTCTCTACTGTATGGATCGGCAGCCAGCGCTCTTCGGGCTTCTCATAGCCATACTTGTCCTCGCCAGGTTCATGCAGGATGGAGATGCAGACGTCGCCATTTTTGGCCACTGGCAGAAAACAAGAATTCAGAGATCGCTGATCCGTCTGTACTAAAGCAGAAGATCTGATACTatactgcagctctgcactgaaaAATTAGAAAACTCAAACCCAATACATTTAATCCTGCAGCCAGTAAAGAGAATTTGGAAATCCTGTCATGGGACATTTACCATAGAACTGTAGCTGCAAATTAATGTACTTTCAGAAACATAGTTGGGcaaaacatgtatttaaatATACACTATTCAAAATATTGAAGATACTAAAGAGAATCTGATCTTGtaagttttaaaataatgttaacTTACTGTGCATCCGTAAAGTATTAACAGcacttcactttttccacattgttGTGTTACAGCCTTATTCCGAAAtggaataaattcatttttcccCTCAATTCTACACACAGCACCCCATAATCACAACATGAACAGTGTttatgaaatgttatttttttaataaatttgctAAGAAATCAGATGTACAtaagtattcacagcctttgGCAGCAATTACAGCCTCAAGTCTTCTTGACTATGATGCCACAAGCTTGGCACACCTCTTTGGGCAGTTTTGCACATTCCTCTTTGCAGCACCTCTTAAGCTCCATCAGGTTGGATGGGAAGCGTCAGCGcacagccattttcagatcTCTCCAGAGGTTTTCAAATCAGATTCAAGTCTGGGCTCTGGCTCGGCCACTCAAGGACACTAACAGAGTTGTCCTGAAGCCACTCCTTTGATATCTTGGTTGTGTGCTGAGGGTGGTTGTCCTGCTGAAAGATGAACCGTCGTCCCAGTCTGAGGTCAAGAGCGCTCTGGAGCAGGTTTTCATCCAGGATGTCTCTATCGTTGCTgccttcttctttccctctgtcctAACTAGCCTCCCAGTTCCTTCCTCTGACATGCACTGTCAAGTGTGAGACCTTATATAGATAGGTGTGTGCCTTTCCAAGTCATGTCCAATCAACTGAATTTACCACAGGTGGACTCCAATTAAGCTGTAGGATGATCAAGGatgatcagtggaaacaggaagcacCTGAGCTCAGTTTTGAGCTTCAtggcaaaggctgtgaatacttatgtacatttcttagtttttttattctaaataaattGTAACATAACCAactgtggaaaaagtgaagtgCTGTGAATACTTTCCAGATGCACTATTACTCAGCACTTACAAGCAGTATTTACATCGGTTCCCCtagtatttgttttttgtgaaaaaagaaaaaaaaaaggcttcaaaTGCCTTCTTTGATACAGATTAGTTAGAGACACAGCAGCCTGGGAAATTAGTTCTTACCATTTGGATGCCAGATTTCCGTGATGAACTTCATCTTTGGAGGCCTCAGAGGATAGTCACGGGGGAAGGTTAAAGTGGCTTTGAAGAACCCTCCTTCACTACAAACGACAAAGAGGATGTTGTGATGATGTACACTCAGGATTATGAGAGAACATACAGCTCAGCTACAGGTGAATGTAACTTCACTGGTAAACCACTTCACTCACAATAACGTGTCTTGAGGCCCGATGACGACCACTTCCCACTGATAGATGTCATCATCGTCCACAAGACCCGCGGAGAAGCCTTCCACTGGGCTCTTGCTGAGCTCTGTAATATAAATCAAAATCAGCTTTACCGGCCAAGCATGTGGCACACATACATGgaatttcactgtttttaaaaactgctctCAGTGTACTTACACAAAAATAGATATAACAGATCTAAGAATATGCACAACAAAGCTGAAGAAATAAAGGTAAATAATAGGCAGAACTATTATGTacacaaatatgaaatatatacatatagacATGTATACATGTCTATAAAAGTGGTTTAGATTGAAAGTGTCAGTGCATGAtgacctggtgtgtgtgtgtgtgtgtgtttgtgtgtgtgtggtgatttTGAAATACTTTTAGTAGTTATTGAGCAACACCAGCTAGCCCGAGTCATATCCTCTCAAACAGCTGTCTGGTACCGACTTACGCCATCTATAACCTTACACGTGCATTTCAACTTAGCCGTCACGAGCTGTTATCAGTACGTACCAACGTTAACTAAATAAAAGAACGTACAAATGAAACGTAGCTGTTGCAGTTGAGTGATAAAGTAATGTTAGTTTATAGTAAAATAAGCTCTAGTAGCAACAGTTAGCCAACTTACCTGCTAATTGTTTACGTAGTAACAACGAGGACTGTTCCGTCATTTTATAGAAACTGGTATATCTTTCTtagctgttttttgtgttgataAAGGACAACtaactgtcaaactgtcaacGCGGTTAAATTAAGCATCTGGCAAAGAACGTAAAGCACACGGTCCACGTTTTctccccgtctgtctgtccgacAACACCAATAACATGggtcaaaaaaagaaaaaaaaaacggtcaCCCTGTGATCAGTTTTCCCTCTGAGTTACCTCTCAGGCAAACCGCGCTTCctggctgtgttttgtccacagTCAGGTCCACCAATTAAATGAAAGTTAAAGTTAGGACCATGTTTGGGATGTAGGGGTGTTAATTTTGTCCTAACTGAGCGCATTTATTGTTCACAAATGCTAGCAAAGGAAGTGCTGCCTGTTAAGCTTACCCCGGGCATAAAATTTCCATGAACCACTTTTCCTCGCCGTGTAGCTTTGCAGCAGGCTGTACCCCCATTGGTGCATTACTGCCCCCAACTGTTTGCAATGAGTACTACACGTTCTCTCTTTGTATTGTGGACCTCACATGCCGAGGACCAAAACTGTGTAGAAAATACAGCACGGTaaggccaaaagtatgtggacactaCTTTGGGTCTGgggttattttcattgtttgggAAATAGGGCAGACTTCATGTTCCAAAGGAACAGATAAAGAAATGGTCCAGTTTGGTGTGGAGGAACTTGGGGCCACAGCTCTCATTATGGACACTGGCattgtgttctgtgtttttgataGGGATTTCAGGGTAATAGCAGCTGTGAGAAagttttcattcatcattttcattcattataaTTATGCATCATACTTTCCTTCTCTCACTGCCTCTACCTCCTTGTTGCTGTTTGCCCTACTATATACCACTCTCAGATCCCTTTAAAAGAGCATTACTTGCGACATACAAAACCTCATAGCTTTCCATGGCTACTTTTGCGTGAATCTCTAAAAATACCAGAgcactccatccatccactcaaTACAGTGCCACCAGAAGCTGTGAAACAATTTCAGGCTTGACCCAAGCTCATCCCCCCTAGCGGCGCCGTCAGTGcatcagcagaagaaaaaaccTGCTGTAATGTTACTTGTCTTACTGTGGTGAAAACTGGCCTTTCCTCAGGCAGCAGCCTTAGCAAAATGATAATACTGTATGCACTGCAAATCTGTCTGTgaaaatctgcagctgcaaTACACAGTTCTCCTTTCATAACATTCAGCTTTCCTTATTATCTCCAGTACTGACTGGTGGCCATGATAACTTACATGAGCATGAAAAACGTGAAAGGCCCTGGCAGAAGCCAGCGttctgtattttcattctggGCGGCTGCAGTAACATGGTtgcagtgcaacatggcggacgCATGCAAGAGGGGCCACTCCCTCTGTTGATATAAAGAGATCATTCTAACAAAAATGcaattctcattttcaggtgataATAATATACTATATTCCATTTCTTTTGGACCTTTAATGTTATTGCAATATGCAACCATCTGATAGCAGTACAGAGCTCATATATTGGCGTTGTATACTCTCATGTCCTTCTTATAGCTCTTATTGACTCTCACATGTTTTAACAGACACTGGTAGAGAAATCAAACCATGTATAAAACTCTGAATCGACCTTGCTTCCCCACCTCATAGACATTTACTACCCTCTCTACAACTGACCTGTCTGAACCTGGGTACATGACATGCTTTCATGGTTTTAAAATAGGAAAAACTGCATGCTTTCCCCTTGACTTCTGACACTACATCACATCATCTAGTCTCTGAACACGTCCCATTGCTACGGTGATTGATGGCTAAGGTGATGCgttttttccagcaaaaaaaatatatgttttaagAGAGTTTTCCTAATTTATCACACATTGGGTTCCCTTAAACTTGtattcttcctcttcatctccctaATATTTATCAATTTGACTTGCTGTCTTACATGTGGTAATAATCTTCTAACACTTTCTAATGCTAATATTAATACCCTTCTTTGGCCAACCATGCTTTCACCACTGGTGTTTCACACCCTACAACACTCTGATTTAGCAGATTCAATCATAGCTTTAAGGCCACTGCTCTAAACTTCATCTACTCTACcattattcattcttttttataTGTCCTCACAGCTCTATAggcttttttccttcctctatGAAGTGGTGCCACAATCTGTAGATGAGCTTATCCTCAAAAGTACcaataaatatttcaatttcTTGCCTTTTAGAAGCAAAATCCTATAAATAACATACCCTCAATCACGTTATTGTCTTGAACTCATCTGCATCCTGACTGACATCCTCACTCACGTCTTAAGATCTTGCCTGGCAACCTCTGACTCCTCCAGGaacttttctgctgcttcaacaAGCACTCCAGACACTTCAAGTCTTTTACTGACTTGTTTGTCATTTGCTCGCAGGCACCCACCATAAATGCAGagaaaatttttttttttttaaatcaaatatgTATCAGGAGGAGTTTCTACTTGAGTTGGTCTTGAGGGTGGTATTTTCCTGCACACTCACAGATCCTGTCACCCTGACTTCTTTTTAAAAGAGTTTTGCATATGATCCTTGCCACATCTCCCACATCATCCCTGCAGACTGCAGAAGCCTCCGACATGTAATAGAAGACAAAGGTAGGTGTATAAATTCTTCTATTTGATAAATCGTGTAGCATTGCATTAATCCAGGCAGATTATTGAAGCTATGATTGCATTTGCTGGTTGGCATCAGCTGTTTGGTCTGTGCTTCACAATCACTGGTTCATTCTCCAGCAGGTTGGCTATCAGCTGACTAGGAAGATCCAGTCACATCATTACTCATTCGCACCCAAAACCACCGCTTCCTCCTTTTGTGTTATATTTTTTAGATTGTCAATTTAGCTAAAATGTAATGgccatgtgtgtctgttaatgGCGGATCAGTTTTCCTAGCAGAATCCTCTTTGCTTCCCAGAATTCATTCATACAGCAGAGCCTCTCCAGACAGATCTGACTGTATAACCGCTTGGCATAAATAGTTCTTTGAGATTCTCTTAACTGACACTTGCTGGTTTTCTCTTTTGCACCCATGTTGTGGTCTTAAACCGGTACACTGTGTCTCACTGTGAACTCTCTGAAAATTATACATCTAAGGGAATTCAGTGTCAACACcacaaaagacaacatttttgCCTTTAATACTGCATGGCATGTAGCTGTCAACTGTCCTTTCAGCTAAGAATGGTGCAGCACTTTCATGGTTTTGGCTGATTTGGGCTTCCACCATTTATTTGCCTCTGTCCGTAAcatggaaacagaaagagactaTAAATCGTCAGATGATGTGGTCAGCAAATTGCTGACTAAAACGTTCACTCCGACACATTTATCTTTTGCAGAAGAAATGatgactgacaaacacaccaggAATGATTACGTGGGGCAAGGTAGCAACATCGATTTTACAGAATACAATGGCAGTCATGAAACAGTGGACCAGCTCCTTACTCATTCAGTCTGcgtgtgttttgtggacttggaaaAGGCTTATGAGACCGGTGTTCGCCATGGTCGTCCCTCGTCATGATTCTGTTTGTGATTTTCATGGCTCTTTCATGCCgctctttgcagatgatgtggttCTGCCGGCTTCACCAGGCTGTGACCCTCAGCAGGCACATGGGTGGTTTGCAGTCAAATGTGAAGTGATTAGGATGAGAGTCAGCACCTCCATGTCTGAGGCCATGGTCCTGCGCTGGAAAATGCTGAATCGCTTCGTCGAATGAGGGTGAAATGAAGTGTGAGCTCGACAGACGGATTGGTCAGCAGCCCTGCAGGTGTCATACTGGACGTTTGTGGGGAAGAGGGAGCTGAACTGGAAAGCTTTTCGTTGCTATGGAGAGGAATATCTAGACTACCTTGTTTAGCTGGCTGCCATTGTGACTCGGCCCTGGATAAGTAGCAGCGAATGGATGGAAGCAGTGCTAAAAATACCACTGGGATAAGACAGAAAATACACTGAGGTAATGACACGATGAAGTACTATATCATTAGGCAGTGATGTAGTGCATCGATGTTAAAAATTCTCTGTGCATTTCCCTCTGCGCATATCATCAAGGACTGCACTCAAACCAGAAGAGGAAAAGATACAGAGCTCTGGTCAGTGGCTAACAGCAGGTAATTTGTTGCATTGATTAGGGCTGTCTCATTGCTGTTCTGAGGTCGAAACCACATTTGAGTACGCTATTGATACTCTTTAAACCGAGAAAGTGAATGAGTTACTGACCTATACCTCTTCACTTCAGGATGAAATGGAAGATTACACCTCTTTAAAAGTGCCTTGAGAAGTGCCCAGTGGCAGCGATTACACTGTGCCTGGAACAGCCTGAAACCTGAAAATCAAATATACGGTTGCGGTATACGGTTTTCACGAAAATATCATGAAGGTCTGATGAGAAAAACGATCAAGTGCAGATTGTGACCGGCTCTGAGAGATGAACtgaattatttatgtttgtttgagGCCGGCTGAAGTTCGACCTTGTCAGAGATGGGCACGACTTAACAATGGAGGCCATTTACAAACACAACCAGTTTTTGGTCAGGCGTGTGTCACCTGAATACCACGGAGCTAAGCCTCACACACTCTTCTATGCTTTGCGATTGGACAAACCACCCAAACAACCTAATGTCTATACGGTCACAGACGTTTACTGTCTTTTCACCAACCCTGTCAAAAAAAGCTCTAAACATAACCTTCAAACAGACGGTGATGCTCGTGGTGCGTCTGCTTCTGTCAACTCAGCGGGTAACACAGTGTCTTTGAATGCTGAACGAGATTTCAGGCAAACACAACCCCGAGCCTTGGGCGCTGCTGTTTATAGAAACCAGCCGATTCTGCTTCTGATTCAAGTGCTACTCGACATAGATGGCTCTGTCATTCATGAAAATATGATCAAAGCTAAACTAGATTTGTTTGGCCTGAATAGATCCAGTCTCACCAGTGAACCTGACCCTGTGCGTTGTTGTTTGTAGTGTGTTTTTAACCGAACTGCAGAAATCTTTGCTGCGCAAACCCTGGCCACATGTGCCTGATGGCTTGTCTCTCTAAGTTTGTGCCACGCTTACAGCAATCAATCGTGGTATCGTTTGTGACACTCCTGCCTACTCTGATAGCTGCTGCTATATAAGTGTCTTGTTCATGAAACTACAGAGTAGCGTGGCAGGAGAAAGTCACTGTCATGGCGCTGAAGCAATTAGCAGAAAGGTTGATAGTACTATTGCACCGAAGGCTAGAGGGATTACTCACCCTCTCAGGACTGTGATAGTCATAAAAAGAATCACAACGATTTGCTGCcctgaaacaaacagtgttttttcaccCAGACTAAAGGGCATCTTGAACTTTGTTCACTTCCATATTCAGGAAACCAAGTGAAGTAATTAATAGATTCAAATCTCAGGGGTGCAGAGATTATGTGCTCATCTacatctgtttgtttctcaaTCTCTGACACACAAATGTCAAAACTACTGCTGTGAAATCTCCAGCGCGCATTCAAGCTTCAGCAGGAAGAGAACTATTGATTTTGGTGAccctctgacctttcctctggCAGTGTTTGTTAACTACATCCACTACAAGTACTGCAGTTTCTAGGCTTGGGATCAGGAGTCCCAATTACTGGCTGGTCGGTTCCTGGCCAGCCCACGAGAACAAAATTGAAGTGTGTGTCACTCCTCATCCAGAAAACTACATTTCTTGGCTGAAAAGAGCGATCAATCTAGACTAATTACGACCTGTAATTCAACCAAGAATGTGCAATTTTGAACTGCTCTAACAAATATGATAAAATTTTGCCATGTGATTGAGTAATTTTAGCACTAAATACAAATATGAATGTGTTACTCATGCAAACAAGTCATGTGGAAATCCAGGCaatttgtgtttctcttcctcttctctttggtGGCTGTTTGGTTTTGAAGTGAGAGTGTTTGATGAGTCCCTCGGAGTTTATCCTCCTACACAGAATCCAGCCGGACGTCTATCTTTGCTTTTCATCGCCGCATCttttcagcgtgtgtgttttaatcactgtgGAGGTTTTAGCAGCGACTGCAGCTATTATTTTCTCGGGTGGCCAAAAAAAATTGTTTATTTACAGTGCTGCACTGTGGCTCGTaggcagaggggaggaaggctttaaatgtttgtgtcGTGAAGTTTGAAGCGTTTCCTTCGATCGGCTGGAAAGACAGTTTGATTTTAATGTCAGCTGATgtcttgcttgtgttttctctgctaGGGATCTGAAGGGCTCACTTCGTGTATGTAACACATTTCATCACTACAAGGTTCACCAAAGGGGGAGGCTGTAGCTTCAACTGAAGAACCAGTTGTTCAGTCTTTCCTACATAACGTACAATCAacacaatcatcatcattttgcttCAAAACTGACAGTAGCATCCTATACAGTACCAATCTATCCAACGCTAAGCATTATAATGTGattcttagaaaaaaaaatagcatgcATGCTATTTGATTGTCATAATAATGACCTTCCTTTCACATAAGGCTGACTTTAATACAAACTCTACACAGATTTCaactcagctgtcaatcaactTGCAAAAGCATTATGTGAGTATTACCTTTAAAAGTAGTCACATGTCTCCAGCAACATCACTTTGGttcatttgctgttttcagttcaaaAGCGGTTTATTTAAGGAAATACATTTCCTTTCTATGGGAAATTGTACGCACTGTAAATGTGAGTCATTATTGCGTTTATCATAGGCGGCTGCATGTACCCCACCTCAACACTCACCCAccaggaaagaaaataaacatttctcgGAACAGGAAGACATtaagaacacaaaaacagataaacTGTCCAATTATCCAAATCAATGGGAGGCACTTTTATATAATTGTATCTGTAGGTGCTGCAGAATTTATAAGAAAAGggaaattaattttaaaaattgttAGAAATCttttgtgatgtgaaaacagagCACTTCCTTTCAAATTTTTCAAAAGGTCCAGTGCAGCCTATGCACCGTGGGTTGATGTTACCTTTCAATAGATGGCAGTGTGACCCACGCTTTATATAGAAAGCTTCTACACTGTGCCTTCAAATATGGATGAGTTTAAAAGATTACAACCTGCAACTTTCGCTGGTTCGAACTGTTTGACAGTTTACCTATTTATCTATTTCTTCTATCCAGAGAAGGTTGCTGTGCATGCAATTTTCTGTCCAATCTCGCTCGACGAACACACCAGAGAGAGGCCCACTGCAAACACTACTGATGCCTGTAAAGTAAGTGTGTGAGATAAGAACATCACTCTCCCTGTCCAAAATCCTTCCTGATCATCTGGGGAGCTCGTCTGTAGTCTTGCAGCTGCACGACTTTGCCCACTTTCCAGCACATGGACGCTCACGTTATTCTGGAAAGTTAGACTGTACATGAGGATGATCTGCCATGGGTCAGGGCTTACAGGCTAGTTTTAGAGTGGATTTGTGCATGCAGCCTTTATTTGGGCTGAAATGTGCCTGGTTTTCTGGTTAAAGGACAATTAAAAGTCTGAAAGGTTACTCATTTTCATAATAAAATTGTTGAATTACAATTATATTTACACAGAAAACTCCAAAGTGAAACGAGAAAGCAGCTCAATAAAACAAGCCTGATACAAATTTGGCCTTTTTAGCTTGCTGTTAGAAAGTTCTGTGTAAGTCTTGCcagtatgtgttttattttcacattgatACGACCTGGTTTAAATAATGGAGTATTAAATCCCCCAGGGACAGCTCCATACCCAGCATGGCTGATTACATCCTGCTTTGATTTAAATGCACTCATCCCTCACAAACATCACCGGAGTCCTGCCCGGAAATTAGTAGGCCAgtcaaaatgattaataaatgGCTGGTAAATAAATCTAATTTTGTCACTGTACAGCTGACACATCACACTGGGGCTCCAATATCAGCCTGCCTGTCCAAATTAGGGCAGAATTATAAGAGACGGTTTCCCAGCCTTCACAGAAAATCTTAAAAGAAAGGCATCTTTTGGAGGCAAGACCATTAATGTTCGTTTGTTTGTTGAATCTCAACGTGCTTTCTGCTGGTCAGCTGCTAATTTtaggacaaaaaaaaggtgaaaaagtgtacaaaaaaaatgttataccTTGACTATGTTGGGTCTCTAAACCTTCAATTTAACCAAACTTGGACAAAAACCACTCTTTTGTTACAATGCTCGCAGCTCAACAATACAGCTTTAACCTGTGACGAGGGGTCACAAGCAGActgtgcttcattttaagggGTTACAAGCCAAAACGGTTAAGGACCAGAGTTGTATACAATTACTAATGAGTCTAGCTTGCAATTTAAGATGAATTATAGGCTATAGGTGAATATGACAAATAACACCCTTTGAAAACAAATGGATATACTTTCACACTACTGTGCATAATAGGTCTGTGATGTGTTATTTGTTGCCTGTTGACACTGCAGTGCAGGACCTCTAGAGCCGCCACTGTAAATACATCCTTTGGAAAATCAGGATACTTGCTGCTTTGTGCTTATAAAACCCAGTCGCCCCATCGCTGAACATTGTCCGGTAAAGTAATAGGCAGAGGGCCCCCTCAGGCTCATGACCAAGAATAGCTGTCCTGGTTGTCCTCTCAGTTGGTGGCCATGAATGAGAGACTTCATATGTTCAATGTCCATCAATGTTCCTGTTTATTCACTTACACAGCTGCACAACAAACATGACACAGAGGAAACCGATTGATTATCAAGATTACGGGATGAAAACAAGGTCGGCCCGGATAAAGCGGCACAGAGATCATCAATGCACGCAAACGGGTTGAAAGAGACTCTGAGTTTGTCAAATTAGTCTAATGTTCCCCTGAAAGCGCATTCCAATTTGCAATATTCACCTACTGTTGAAAAAAGTATGATTGTGTTGTAATACATGTTTTTTCGCGGAGCCCTTGATCCAGGTTGTACAAGTCCCGCAGATTTTAAATGGAAGACTCCTCTTTCACAGTTTTTCCTGCTTCAAGCGTTTTATGTCAAATCCCTGTTAGTGGAGAAGATGATATAAGAAATTCTTACACTTGCTGCAGGATTCAGTGGACATTTGTTTCAGTGGGTAATGACTGTTCCGAAGCATTTCAAAGCCATTCTTTGTATGTCCTTTAGAGTTATTTGCTCCAAAATAGGCTCAATGACCAATTCTTAAAATTAATTTACCATTGATGCCTTAGAGTGCACACATGGGAAATTCTCAAGTACAATGAGACTCGGG
The Chelmon rostratus isolate fCheRos1 chromosome 19, fCheRos1.pri, whole genome shotgun sequence DNA segment above includes these coding regions:
- the ube2g1b gene encoding ubiquitin-conjugating enzyme E2G 1b → MTEQSSLLLRKQLAELSKSPVEGFSAGLVDDDDIYQWEVVVIGPQDTLFEGGFFKATLTFPRDYPLRPPKMKFITEIWHPNVAKNGDVCISILHEPGEDKYGYEKPEERWLPIHTVETIMISVISMLADPNGDSPANVDAAKEWREDPTGVFKKKVARCVRKSQEMAFD